One segment of Drosophila ananassae strain 14024-0371.13 chromosome 3R, ASM1763931v2, whole genome shotgun sequence DNA contains the following:
- the LOC6503329 gene encoding protein smoothened, translating into MKNMELLLLCIVVFIGGTASSLAKFSSTTPASVKKSDVELEAINGTLNFRLYAKQGKDDKPWFDGLDSRQIQCVRRARCYATTNLTNTCFGSKFPHEMSSLDLTDFHTEKELNDKLNDYQALKHVPKCWAAIQPFLCAVFKPKCENINGQDMVYLPSYEMCRMTLEPCRILYNTTFFPKFLRCNETLFPAKCTNGARDMKFNVTGQCLSPLVPTDTAASYYPGIEGCGVRCKDPLYTDDEHRQIHKLIAWAGSLCLLSNLFVVATFIIDWKNANKYPAVIVFYINLCFLLACVGWLLQFTSGSREDIVCRKDGTLRHSEPTTGENLSCIAIFVLVYYFLTAGMVWFVFLTYAWHWRAMGHVQDRIDKKGSYFHLVAWSLPLVLTITTMAFSEVDGNSIVGICFVGYINHSMRAGLLLGPLCGVILIGGYFITRGMVMLFGLKHFANDIKSTSASNKIHLIIMRMGVCALLTLVFILVAIACHVTEFRHAKEWSLSFREFIICKISSVFEEKSTCLIKNRPSVGILQLHLLCLFSSGIVMSTWCWTPSSVETWKRYIRKKYGKEVVEEVKMPKHKVIAQTWAKRKDFEDKGRLSITLYNTHTDPVGLNFDVNDLNSSETNEISSTWVHYLPQCVKRRMALTGAATANSSSQGPRKSSLDSEISVSVRHVSVESRRNSVDSQVSVKIAEMKTKVASRSRGKHGSSSGNKRNQRRRDYIAAATGRSSRRRESSTSVESQVIALKKTTYPNASHKVGVFAQHTSKKQHNYTSGSMKRRTGDAGLDPSILNEFLQKNGNFIIPFLQNQDMSTSSEGEDSRASLKIQDLNVVVKQEEISEDDDDHDGPKIVELPNSKQVALENFIKNMKKSNESNGNRHSRNSTRSRQSRKSRKSHPKTTTALEPLDFKRDYIKSRSNDTLSLSSMELDVALDCGSLLNTSYSGMSMGKPQSRNSKTSCDVGIQANPFELVPAYGDEELQQAMRLLNAASRQRNEAANDDCGGTELQSLLGHSRHHREPTFMSESDKLKMLLLPSK; encoded by the exons AT GAAAAACATGGAACTGTTACTGCTCTGCATCGTTGTATTCATCGGAGGCACTGCCTCCAGTTTGGCCAAATTTAGCAGCACAACGCCGGCGAGCGTGAAGAAATCGGACGTGGAGCTGGAGGCCATTAATGGCACCCTCAATTTCCGCCTCTACGCCAAACAGGGCAAAGACGATAAGCCTTGGTTTGATGGCCTCGACAGCCGACAAATCCAGTGCGTCCGGCGGGCCCGCTGCTATGCCACCACCAACCTCACCAACACATGCTTTGGATCCAAATTCCCCCATGAGATGAGCAGCCTCGATCTCACAGACTTCCACACCGAGAAGGAGCTCAACGACAAGCTGAATGACTACCAGGCCCTCAAGCATGTACCCAAGTGTTGGGCTGCGATTCAG CCCTTTTTGTGCGCCGTCTTCAAACCAAAGTGTGAGAACATCAACGGTCAGGACATGGTCTACCTGCCCTCCTACGAAATGTGCCGAATGACCCTGGAACCGTGTCGTATTCTGTACAACACCACATTTTTCCCGAAATTCCTCCGCTGCAATGAGACTCTCTTTCCCGCGAAATGCACAAATGGAGCGCGAGACATGAAATTCAATGTAACCGGGCAGTGCCTAAGTCCTTTGGTGCCGACTGATACGGCTGCCAGCTATTATCCTGGCATCGAAGGTTGCGGAGTGCGGTGCAAGGATCCATTGTACACGGACGATGAGCATCGTCAGATCCACAAGTTGATTGCTTGGGCAGGTAGCCTGTGCCTGCTCTCGAACCTCTTTGTGGTGGCCACCTTCATTATTGATTGGAAGAATGCCAACAAGTATCCGGCAGTTATTGTTTTCTACATCAATCTCTGTTTTCTGCTAGCGTGTGTTGG atgGCTTCTGCAATTTACTTCCGGATCGCGCGAGGACATTGTCTGTCGCAAGGACGGAACTCTCCGGCATTCGGAACCCACAACTGGGGAGAATCTTTCTTGCATCGCGATTTTTGTGCTGGTTTACTACTTTCTCACGGCGGGAATGGTGTGGTTCGTCTTTCTCACCTACGCCTGGCACTGGCGGGCGATGGGCCATGTTCAGGATCGGATCGACAAGAAGGGCTCTTACTTTCACCTGGTGGCTTGGTCACTGCCTTTGGTGCTAACGATTACCACGATGGCTTTTAGCGAAGTGGACGGGAATAGTATCGTGGGCATCTGCTTCGTGGGATACATAAATCATTCGATGAGAGCGGGCCTGCTGCTCGGACCTCTTTGTGGTGTGATCCTCATTGGCGGTTACTTCATCACCCGGGGCATGGTGATGCTCTTTGGTCTGAAGCACTTTGCCAACGACATTAAATCCACCTCAGCCAGCAATAAGATCCATTTGATTATCATGCGGATGGGGGTCTGCGCTCTGCTCACCTTGGTGTTCATTCTGGTTGCCATTGCCTGTCATGTCACGGAATTCCGGCATGCCAAAGAATGGTCACTCAGCTTCAGGGAGTTTATAAT CTGCAAAATATCTTCCGTTTTCGAGGAGAAAAGCACTTGTCTCATCAAAAATCGTCCCAGTGTGGGCATCCTCCAGCTGCACTTACTATGCCTGTTTAGTTCCGGCATTGTAATGTCCACCTGGTGCTGGACACCTTCATCTGTTGAGACTTGGAAGCGCTATATAAGAAA AAAGTACGGAAAGGAGGTGGTGGAAGAAGTTAAAATGCCAAAGCACAAGGTCATAGCCCAGACCTGGGCCAAACGAAAGGACTTTGAGGACAAGGGTCGACTCTCCATAACTCTCTACAACACCCACACCGATCCCGTGGGCCTGAACTTCGATGTCAATGATCTGAACTCCTCGGAAACCAATGAGATCAGCTCCACGTGGGTGCACTACCTGCCCCAGTGCGTCAAGCGGCGTATGGCACTGACGGGGGCAGCCACGGCGAACTCTTCCAGCCAAGGACCTCGCAAGAGCTCTCTCGATTCGGAGATCAGTGTGAGTGTCAGGCATGTATCTGTGGAATCTAGAAGGAACTCTGTGGATTCCCAAGTTTCGGTGAAAATAGCcgaaatgaaaaccaaagtTGCATCCAGATCGCGTGGCAAGCATGGCAGTTCCTCGGGTAATAAAAGGAATCAACGGAGAAGGGATTACATAGCAGCGGCTACTGGTAGGAGCAGCAGGCGACGGGAGAGCAGCACATCGGTAGAATCCCAAGTAATTGCCCTCAAAAAGACCACCTATCCGAATGCTAGTCACAAAGTTGGTGTGTTCGCCCAGCACACCTCAAAGAAGCAGCACAACTATACATCCGGCTCCATGAAACGAAGAACAGGGGACGCCGGCCTCGATCCCTCCATCCTGAACGAATTTCTGCAGAAGAATGGCAATTTCATCATACCCTTCCTTCAAAACCAGGACATGAGCACCAGTTCAGAGGGCGAGGACTCGCGTGCTTCTCTCAAGATCCAGGACCTCAATGTGGTCGTCAAGCAGGAGGAGATCAGCGAGGACGATGATGACCACGATGGACCCAAGATCGTGGAGCTGCCGAATAGCAAGCAGGTGGCATTGGAAAACTTCATAAAGAACATGAAAAAGTCCAATGAATCCAATGGCAATCGCCATTCAAGAAACTCCACTCGAAGTCGCCAGTCCAGGAAATCGAGAAAGAGCCACCCAAAGACTACCACGGCACTGGAACCTCTGGACTTTAAGAGGGACTACATAAAGAGTCGTTCCAATGATACCTTGAGCTTGTCTTCGATGGAACTAGATGTTGCATTGGATTGTGGTAGCCTGTTAAATACCTCCTATTCCGGCATGTCCATGGGCAAGCCGCAGAGCAGGAACAGCAAGACCAGTTGCGATGTGGGCATCCAGGCCAATCCCTTCGAGCTAGTACCCGCCTACGGTGATGAGGAGCTTCAGCAGGCGATGCGACTTCTAAATGCAGCCAGCAGGCAACGAAATGAGGCAGCCAATGATGATTGTGGCGGCACGGAGTTACAGTCCCTTTTAGGACATTCGAGACATCACAGAGAACCGACTTTTATGAGCGAGTCCGACAAGCTCaagatgttgctgctgccttCAAAATAG